The following coding sequences are from one Hymenobacter sp. DG25A window:
- a CDS encoding ABC1 kinase family protein has translation MQFQFAHAGPSRMFKNTISNLGRIRQVAEVLVRYGFADVVTTTPLRRLVPQKQRLSWRNSEQAVFETTRWERVRMIIEELGPTFIKLAQALSNRADLLPQGLIDEFEKLQSNVPPFDVRIARQIIEQELGKPVEELFSEFDEVTLGSASIGQVHRARLYTGEEVVVKVQRPNVQEKVRTDLSLLHELVRLTGGFLRKHGLSNPQDIVDAFERSMMKEMDYTSEARSMDQFRKLYADYETFYIPKPFRELSTSRVLVIEYVSGCKITDKAQLKAWNLNPEKVAETGMDIYLTQIFEFGRFHADPHPGNVLVRPDGTLVLIDFGMVGKLTKQQKYAFAGVFISMAQQDPRAMALNFRRLSITSDIPDMRAFEADLNDLIEDFATLDVKEMSMSDLADCLQGIIYKYKLQVPGAVFLILRALVILEGIGKVLHPSFNTFEFVRPYGARIMAEQYSPENILSEAQYTGTQLLALIQTLPADLRQIVRKISRGDLRVRVELSGYQLLLRKADQLVSRTIIALIAVAFLLFSGLSLLGHYSPEMRYVNGIPVLTWWSLGITGFLFLVLLILGTKQERKRE, from the coding sequence TTGCAGTTTCAATTCGCTCACGCCGGCCCCTCGCGCATGTTTAAGAATACCATTTCAAATCTGGGCCGCATTCGGCAGGTAGCGGAGGTGCTGGTGCGCTACGGGTTTGCCGATGTGGTGACCACCACGCCGTTGCGCCGCCTGGTGCCGCAGAAACAGCGCCTGTCCTGGCGTAACTCTGAGCAGGCCGTGTTTGAAACCACGCGCTGGGAGCGTGTCCGGATGATTATTGAGGAGTTGGGCCCCACCTTTATTAAGCTGGCCCAGGCTCTGAGCAACCGCGCCGACCTGCTTCCGCAGGGGCTGATTGATGAGTTTGAAAAGCTGCAGAGCAATGTGCCCCCGTTTGATGTGCGCATTGCCCGCCAGATTATTGAGCAGGAGCTGGGCAAGCCGGTAGAAGAGCTGTTCAGCGAGTTTGATGAGGTCACGCTGGGCTCGGCCAGCATTGGGCAGGTGCACCGCGCCCGCCTGTACACCGGCGAGGAGGTGGTGGTGAAAGTGCAGCGCCCCAACGTGCAGGAAAAAGTGCGCACCGACCTGAGCCTGCTCCACGAGCTGGTGCGCCTTACCGGTGGCTTCCTGCGCAAGCATGGCCTCTCCAACCCCCAGGACATTGTGGATGCTTTTGAGCGGAGCATGATGAAGGAGATGGACTACACCTCCGAGGCCCGCAGCATGGACCAGTTCCGCAAGCTCTACGCCGACTACGAGACGTTCTACATTCCCAAGCCCTTCCGGGAGCTAAGCACCTCCCGCGTGCTGGTGATTGAATACGTAAGCGGCTGCAAAATCACGGATAAAGCCCAGCTGAAAGCCTGGAATCTCAACCCTGAGAAGGTAGCCGAAACCGGCATGGATATCTACCTCACCCAGATATTCGAGTTTGGCCGCTTCCACGCCGACCCGCACCCCGGCAACGTGCTGGTGCGCCCCGATGGCACCCTGGTGCTCATCGACTTTGGGATGGTGGGCAAGCTCACCAAGCAGCAGAAATATGCCTTTGCGGGCGTGTTTATCAGCATGGCTCAGCAGGATCCGCGCGCCATGGCCCTGAACTTTCGCCGCCTGTCCATCACCAGCGACATTCCCGACATGCGCGCCTTCGAGGCGGACCTCAACGACCTGATTGAGGACTTCGCCACGCTGGATGTGAAGGAGATGAGCATGAGTGACCTGGCCGATTGTCTGCAGGGCATTATCTACAAGTATAAGCTGCAGGTGCCGGGCGCGGTGTTTCTGATTCTGCGGGCTTTGGTGATTCTGGAAGGCATTGGCAAAGTGCTGCATCCGTCCTTCAACACCTTTGAGTTTGTGCGGCCCTACGGGGCGCGCATCATGGCCGAACAGTATTCGCCGGAAAACATCCTCAGCGAAGCCCAGTACACCGGCACCCAACTGCTGGCGCTCATCCAAACCCTGCCGGCTGACTTGCGCCAGATTGTGCGCAAAATCTCCCGCGGCGACCTGCGCGTACGGGTAGAACTCAGCGGCTACCAACTACTCCTGCGAAAAGCCGACCAGCTGGTATCCCGCACCATCATTGCCCTGATTGCGGTGGCGTTTCTACTGTTTTCCGGGCTAAGCCTGTTGGGGCATTACTCCCCGGAAATGCGCTACGTGAATGGGATTCCGGTGCTCACGTGGTGGAGCCTAGGCATTACCGGTTTTCTGTTCTTGGTGCTGCTGATTTTGGGGACGAAGCAGGAGAGAAAGAGAGAGTAA
- a CDS encoding phasin family protein → MEDLFKKFINAGVGFVSLTSDRVQSTIDMLVKESKLSEKEGEKIMEELRKNTDTKRKELEKQFNSITSRMMKSVGLATSSEVEELKRTVKGGSKSSTSGSKSGAAAKPAAKAAGASRTAGAAKSPAAKSGSSSASKAAPKASASKAGGAAKSAPKSAPKASDSTGSSAS, encoded by the coding sequence ATGGAAGATCTGTTTAAGAAGTTCATCAACGCCGGTGTCGGCTTCGTGTCGCTCACCAGTGACCGGGTTCAGAGCACCATCGATATGCTGGTGAAAGAAAGCAAACTGTCGGAGAAGGAGGGGGAGAAGATTATGGAGGAGCTGCGCAAAAACACCGACACCAAGCGCAAGGAGCTGGAAAAGCAGTTCAACAGCATCACCTCCCGCATGATGAAGAGCGTGGGTCTGGCTACCAGCAGCGAAGTGGAAGAGCTGAAGCGCACGGTGAAAGGCGGCTCCAAATCTTCGACTTCCGGCAGCAAATCCGGCGCGGCCGCTAAGCCTGCCGCTAAAGCTGCGGGTGCCAGCAGAACGGCTGGTGCGGCCAAGAGCCCGGCGGCTAAGTCCGGCAGCTCATCGGCCAGCAAAGCGGCTCCCAAAGCCTCAGCCTCTAAAGCGGGCGGTGCAGCCAAATCGGCCCCCAAAAGCGCCCCTAAAGCTTCCGATTCCACCGGTTCTTCGGCTTCCTAG